The Vicia villosa cultivar HV-30 ecotype Madison, WI unplaced genomic scaffold, Vvil1.0 ctg.001162F_1_1_3, whole genome shotgun sequence DNA window AAGACCATGACAGATGTGGCATACTCTGTCTAAGCTGTGTAATGAGAGCATATACAAGTGGCTCAATCCTTTAAGCAGAACATTTACATATTGATAAAAAGGTGCAatgtaatatattaaaattaagaggTAATTCTACCGGCATTACCAGTTTAATATGTATATCTTACTTGTTCAAGGGTAAGGAACATAATCACATTCCAGGCTCCTACTCGACCAAAATTAGGAAGGAAGCCTTTATAAAAGGCCAAAAATCCCTGAAATACATTTGTGACATGATTGAAGTTGATATCTTTGTCATATAGAATAATCAGAACACCCAAAATAAAAGCTTAAAAAAATAACATGATAAGAAAAAAGGTGCTAAGAAATTCACTAACCTCATTGAACAAAGTCTTGAGAAAACAGTCAAATGTGTTTTTGTAGCTCGGGTCTCCCATCATCCTTGATTTAACCTGGAAAATTAAAAGTGTGGATAAATCACAACTTGATTTAAAAATTTAAACGGCGTTACTTCTTAACAGTTCACCAAAAATTTTCCAACTGAATATTTTCATGTACCCTGTGCTATAGTGAATCTTGCAAtagttttaaattttcaaaatgccAGGTTCCTTATAACTCTACAAGGATGTTTGTGGGAGAACATAGCGAAAAAGTGTTTTGATTCATCATTATTGATGGCCTGTCATTACTATCAAAGGTTCATCTAAAACTCAAGTACAGACTGCAGGTAAAGAAAATTGGAGGGAACGAGCTGGGTTAGAACCTACCACATCAACAGGAGAACCAATAAAGACGGCAAAAAGACCTGCTCCTAAGCCTGCTAGGAGGTGAGTAAAGGCATTGTCCATGAACCCTGGAATTTTCAAAATTGTCTGCATAAGTATAAAGAATCAGAGCAGCATTGCAATTGCATTTTATGTAAGGCAACAAGTTACAACATTGAATTCTAGCAAAATTCCAATTTAGAATCTCTTCTAATGTTATTACCTGTTTCACTTGATCATAACTAGCTAGTTCAGCAGCATTTATAATTGCATTTCGTGCTATATTAGGCCCAAGTCCAGTCCACAAGGCCCCTAACCCTTCCTAGTTTAACAAATAAATATAGAATGAGATGCCATTTACACATATAAAAGAACCCAAAAAACACATGAAGAAAGTCTAACATGTTTCAATATGGTTGAATATGCATCCATAGCACCAGAATAACGCTTAGGTATCCCGGACGGCAAATGGCCTTCGGCTTGAAGCCTAACTTTGACTAGGTCAGTTGGATTAGCGATAGTGATTGCCAAAGCACCTAACACAAGTTTAAAAAATTGAATCAATGACAATAACATATAAATATAACCTGTGCTATAAATGAGGAGTGCTAAGTGCTAACTAAGTGTTAACCACCTCAACTCTCTTGGAAGCTATAATTCTCCACACTTTCAATTAAATAAGGAATCATTCACATtatttgccaaaaatagaaacCAACTAATTTTCTTATGAATCTCCTCAACTCTCAACACTTCCTTTCTCCCCAACATACAACCTATTTTGTAAACTATCTACATCACCTACACTAAAACCCAACAACTTAAACCTACATCAAACAATTACTATTTCACATTTATGATAAATTTTAGATCCACCTTATCAAGGCGAAGTGGTCGCTCGATAAATAAACACATAAAAACATACAAAGCTTAAAGGGAGTCTCCGTCTCCGACCCTAATTTTTACTTATACCAATGTTAACTTAAGCATCGAAGTGTCTTTTGCCGAAATTTTTCCCACAAGAGAATCCAAGATCCTTGGAGCTtccatataaaaaaaaacttcccTTTATGTTTCAACCCTAACATTTAAGCAACAAGAAGAATTGGGTTATGAGGTAGTAATACTACTGACCAGTTAGAAGAGCAGCAAGTATCATATGGTACAAAGGAACCTCTCCAACAAATGCAGCACCAACAAGAAAAGTTTTAACCTATGGAAAAAGCAGTTCAAAATCATATGATTACTCCAATCCAAATCAAAACTTGAAAGTGctataaaaagaaaatgaattacTACTAACAGGATCATATAAGGCAATTCTCAAACCACCATACAAACACTGCCTATGCAAACCAGGAACAATGCCTTTCCACAGCGCATAAACCCCTTCTTCTCTAGCAATAGTCTTAACAGTTCCAAGTAAACCTCTATACTTAGGTAAACCCAttccaccatcatcatcatcaactccAACACTTCCTTTCTTCTGCAATTGAAGTCTCACCTTAGCTGTATCCAACGGAATAGTACAAAACTACAATCACAAACACcaaaaacaaagatcaaagcacgAATCTGAAAAAACAAGATTCACATAAATGTAGAGAAATTGAAGAACCTCGGCGAAACAAGCGGCGAAAGCGCTGCAGAGGAAGGATTGAGCGAAGGAGATACGGTTGGGATCTGAGATTGACATTGTTGAGTGTAATGGCGATGATGAGTGATTGAGAAAGATGGTTGTTGTTGAAGTAACAGTAGAAGAATAGTATCAAAATCAAAGCGATTGCTTTCGATTAAGTTAAAGGTAGATCTTGTTATGCTACTGATAAGTTACTACACCGCTTTATAGTTATTACAGGAGTGATTTAAATGTTTACTAATTCAGATGTGTTGCTTTCGTGTGCTATGAGTAGGGTTGTTTTTGCTTTACTCACTCTAACAACCTAACcagatttatttctttttcaattcatTTGGTAAGGTTTGGACCCTAGTTGGTTTATTTGTCTATTTTAGTTGTACaaatgaaaatgaagaagaaaaaatttataattttgtagtttaaaaattatttttacattgaaaaTTACTATTCAACTAACTTATACGTAAATTTATCCAAACAAAAATCATTTTACTTTCAACTCACTTTTAGCTATAATCGATTTTATATAATCAATTTGTTCTAGTTCAGCAAAATTCCCAAAGCAAAAGCTCAATCACATATAAGCTCGGTTAAAATAATCTAACTTATAAAGTTAGGAGACATAGGGTTATAGATACACTTTTCTGATATCCACTTTTCAATATACTCATTTTGGACTATGAACGGACTTGGGCGTTGGAGTGAAAACCTTGCAGGTCCACCACGTCGGAGATCAGCACCACCAATTTAGGATCCTCTAATATCGATCAACGACAATT harbors:
- the LOC131633671 gene encoding mitochondrial uncoupling protein 2-like gives rise to the protein MSISDPNRISFAQSFLCSAFAACFAEFCTIPLDTAKVRLQLQKKGSVGVDDDDGGMGLPKYRGLLGTVKTIAREEGVYALWKGIVPGLHRQCLYGGLRIALYDPVKTFLVGAAFVGEVPLYHMILAALLTGALAITIANPTDLVKVRLQAEGHLPSGIPKRYSGAMDAYSTILKHEGLGALWTGLGPNIARNAIINAAELASYDQVKQTILKIPGFMDNAFTHLLAGLGAGLFAVFIGSPVDVVKSRMMGDPSYKNTFDCFLKTLFNEGFLAFYKGFLPNFGRVGAWNVIMFLTLEQAKGVFRG